One Natronomonas moolapensis 8.8.11 genomic region harbors:
- a CDS encoding AbrB/MazE/SpoVT family DNA-binding domain-containing protein, whose translation MSKTESEKVVSVSSRGQATIPKEFREELGIDTPGRVKFIRTEEGEIVVRPIHSVTDLRGVLGRKTDEQGRSATERLREERAADKANEEELRQRYADDDEADA comes from the coding sequence ATGAGCAAAACAGAGTCTGAAAAAGTGGTGTCCGTATCGTCGCGGGGGCAAGCCACCATCCCGAAAGAGTTCCGTGAGGAGTTAGGTATCGACACACCCGGCCGTGTGAAGTTCATTCGGACCGAAGAGGGTGAAATCGTTGTCCGCCCCATCCACTCGGTTACAGACCTGCGTGGGGTTCTGGGAAGGAAAACCGATGAGCAGGGGCGCTCGGCAACCGAGCGCCTACGGGAGGAACGTGCAGCGGACAAAGCTAATGAAGAGGAGTTGCGGCAGCGCTACGCCGATGACGACGAGGCTGACGCATGA
- a CDS encoding PIN domain-containing protein: MTDGAEVPEKIVFDAEPLIAYFCNEPGSDTVETYVDAVEGAADGYISAITLAEIHYIVRSIDGEERADAVVDVLEESGIRRVDTEQTWVSAADFKFRCSPALGDAFALGTAAHVDGMLLVGADDDYDDITDVPITRFRTEPR; the protein is encoded by the coding sequence ATGACGGACGGGGCTGAGGTCCCCGAAAAGATCGTTTTCGACGCCGAACCACTTATTGCCTATTTCTGCAACGAACCGGGGAGTGACACCGTCGAAACGTACGTCGACGCCGTCGAAGGCGCAGCAGACGGCTACATCTCGGCTATTACCCTCGCTGAGATCCACTATATCGTCCGTTCGATTGACGGCGAGGAGCGGGCTGATGCTGTCGTCGATGTCCTCGAGGAAAGCGGTATCCGTCGCGTCGACACCGAACAGACGTGGGTGTCAGCAGCCGACTTCAAATTCCGCTGCTCTCCGGCGCTTGGCGACGCCTTCGCGCTCGGGACCGCAGCACACGTCGACGGGATGCTCCTCGTCGGAGCTGATGACGATTACGACGACATCACCGACGTCCCGATCACTCGGTTCCGGACCGAACCACGGTAA
- a CDS encoding 50S ribosomal protein L15e: MARSFYSHIREAWKTPKEGTLAELQWQRQQEWRDQGSIERVDRPTRLDKARSLGYKAKQGVVVARVSVRKGSARKQRFKAGRRSKRQGVNKITRRKNLQRIAEERSGRKFKNLRVLNSYWVGEDGSQKWFEVILLDPEHGAIQNDDDLSWICDDSQRGRAYRGRTSAGQRGRGQQQRGKGTEHTRPSIRSENNRGK, from the coding sequence ATGGCACGAAGCTTCTACTCACATATCCGAGAGGCGTGGAAGACGCCGAAGGAAGGCACGCTCGCGGAACTGCAGTGGCAACGACAACAGGAGTGGCGCGATCAGGGCTCGATCGAGCGGGTCGATCGACCGACGCGGCTCGACAAGGCCCGTAGTCTCGGCTACAAGGCCAAACAGGGCGTTGTCGTCGCCCGCGTTTCGGTCCGGAAGGGCAGCGCCCGCAAACAGCGCTTCAAGGCGGGTCGCCGCTCGAAGCGCCAGGGTGTCAACAAGATCACCCGCCGGAAGAACCTCCAGCGGATCGCCGAGGAGCGTTCCGGGCGGAAGTTCAAGAACCTCCGCGTTCTGAACAGTTACTGGGTCGGCGAGGACGGCTCTCAGAAGTGGTTCGAAGTCATCCTCCTCGATCCCGAGCACGGCGCGATCCAGAACGACGACGACCTCTCGTGGATCTGCGACGACAGCCAGCGCGGCCGGGCCTACCGCGGCCGGACCTCGGCGGGCCAGCGTGGCCGCGGCCAACAACAGCGCGGCAAGGGTACCGAACACACCCGTCCGAGCATCCGCTCGGAGAACAACCGCGGAAAATAA
- a CDS encoding site-2 protease family protein, whose protein sequence is MKNFEIGHVTDIPIRLNVTLVVFVPILAWLISREEQLSVYAGIVDSIAPRAVDVAAVQSGTAPLIVGVATAVGLFVGVLLHELGHSWTARRHGITISSITLWIFGGMARMEDLPEDWSAELYVALAGPAMSVLVGAVCYASLFVLPAQPVLVVVVGSLAVINVTLAIFNLVPAFPMDGGRVLRALLARSRPYAEATRTAATVGKFIAVLMAVLAVLAFAPILLLVAMFVYVAAGAESRATVLRELLRGLTVRELMSTDIRTVTPETTVAEFLDRVLTERTTAYPVMQRGTVTGVVTLESIRSVPVGDRETTTVADVMGSSPPTVAPDADAFDALSAMSSTAGDRVLVVEEGRFVGQLTSDDFMTAIEVLQGLGPRRGVEVSDGYA, encoded by the coding sequence ATGAAGAACTTCGAGATCGGTCACGTCACGGACATCCCGATCCGGCTCAACGTCACGCTGGTGGTGTTCGTCCCGATATTGGCGTGGCTCATCAGCCGCGAGGAGCAGCTGTCCGTTTATGCCGGGATCGTCGACTCCATCGCGCCGCGGGCAGTCGACGTCGCCGCAGTACAGTCGGGGACAGCGCCCCTGATTGTCGGCGTCGCGACGGCGGTCGGTCTCTTCGTCGGCGTGTTGCTTCACGAACTCGGGCACTCCTGGACCGCCCGCCGGCACGGCATCACGATCTCCTCGATCACGCTGTGGATCTTCGGCGGGATGGCCCGAATGGAGGACCTCCCCGAGGACTGGAGCGCCGAGTTGTACGTCGCGTTGGCCGGCCCGGCGATGAGCGTACTCGTCGGCGCGGTCTGTTATGCGTCGCTGTTCGTCCTCCCGGCACAGCCGGTTCTCGTGGTCGTCGTCGGCAGCCTCGCGGTCATCAACGTGACGCTCGCGATATTCAACCTGGTTCCGGCGTTCCCGATGGACGGGGGACGGGTACTGCGGGCGCTGCTCGCCCGGTCGCGGCCCTACGCGGAGGCGACCCGGACCGCAGCGACGGTGGGAAAGTTCATAGCGGTGTTGATGGCGGTCCTCGCAGTACTCGCGTTCGCGCCGATCCTGTTGCTCGTTGCGATGTTTGTCTACGTCGCCGCCGGCGCGGAGTCGCGGGCGACGGTCCTCCGGGAGCTGCTCCGAGGGCTGACAGTCCGGGAGTTGATGTCGACGGACATCCGGACGGTCACCCCCGAGACGACCGTCGCCGAGTTCCTCGATCGGGTGCTCACGGAACGGACGACAGCCTACCCAGTGATGCAGCGTGGGACCGTCACGGGGGTCGTGACGCTCGAGTCGATCCGGTCAGTTCCCGTCGGGGACCGCGAGACAACGACCGTCGCCGACGTGATGGGCTCGTCGCCCCCGACCGTCGCCCCGGACGCCGACGCCTTCGACGCGCTGTCGGCGATGAGTTCGACGGCGGGCGATCGAGTGCTCGTCGTCGAGGAGGGCCGGTTCGTCGGACAGCTCACGTCGGACGACTTCATGACGGCGATCGAAGTGTTGCAGGGGCTCGGGCCGCGGCGTGGGGTGGAGGTGTCGGACGGGTACGCCTAG
- a CDS encoding DUF6735 family protein, producing the protein MGHRTLVAYDRDGYDLHYSHWGVAPDELTPETPFGGPPNDGWARERAAELQEAAGGRLTEDDGHAVDPDPVATGVSFVDLAAYVDPIEHEALYVVDGAFSVRTYLVFGLEGRHVGRTDGPAVALVGYDGSTDAAYLRGWMAGGRAVRGACGPDDGAIVRALRWLDPDRGTVVWLTGGSREDPGAGAGAVR; encoded by the coding sequence ATGGGTCACCGAACGCTTGTCGCCTACGACAGAGACGGCTACGACCTCCATTACTCCCACTGGGGCGTCGCCCCGGACGAACTCACTCCGGAGACGCCGTTCGGCGGTCCACCGAACGACGGGTGGGCGCGCGAACGGGCCGCGGAGCTTCAGGAGGCCGCGGGCGGCCGGCTCACGGAGGACGACGGGCACGCCGTCGATCCCGACCCCGTCGCAACGGGGGTGTCGTTCGTCGACCTCGCGGCGTACGTCGACCCGATCGAGCACGAGGCCCTGTACGTCGTCGACGGTGCGTTCTCGGTACGGACGTACCTCGTGTTCGGCCTCGAGGGGCGCCACGTCGGGCGAACCGACGGCCCGGCGGTCGCGCTCGTCGGCTACGACGGCTCGACCGACGCCGCCTACCTCCGCGGGTGGATGGCCGGTGGGCGAGCGGTTCGGGGCGCCTGCGGCCCCGACGACGGGGCGATCGTGCGGGCGCTGCGCTGGCTCGATCCCGACCGGGGGACCGTCGTGTGGCTGACCGGCGGTTCGCGAGAGGATCCGGGGGCGGGGGCGGGGGCGGTTCGGTGA
- a CDS encoding carboxymuconolactone decarboxylase family protein has translation MTRLPLLELDEIPEAYHHLFTDEYLGDRHIFRAWAHNPEVLEATLEYLNVLYDQLGQRRKELVILAVARARGAKYEWHQHVDIAREKGVTLEEMRAIGGGDFSVFDDEEFVLLQYARAVESGTVTDRIHGALTRRYSPAEIVALGLLVDFYVGLCNYIAAVELPFEGGEFVGWVPDDETVSELFE, from the coding sequence ATGACACGACTACCACTGCTCGAACTCGACGAGATTCCGGAGGCGTATCACCACCTGTTCACCGACGAGTATCTCGGCGATCGCCACATCTTCCGCGCGTGGGCGCACAACCCCGAGGTGCTCGAAGCGACGCTCGAGTACCTGAACGTCCTCTACGACCAGTTGGGCCAGCGCCGCAAGGAGCTTGTCATCCTCGCGGTCGCGAGGGCACGCGGCGCCAAATACGAGTGGCACCAACACGTCGACATCGCCCGCGAGAAGGGCGTCACGCTCGAGGAGATGCGGGCCATCGGCGGCGGCGACTTCTCGGTGTTCGACGACGAGGAGTTCGTCCTGTTGCAGTACGCCCGCGCCGTCGAGTCCGGCACCGTCACCGACCGGATCCACGGCGCGCTCACGCGGCGGTACTCGCCGGCCGAGATCGTCGCGTTGGGGCTGCTCGTGGACTTTTATGTCGGCCTGTGTAACTACATCGCCGCCGTCGAGCTCCCGTTCGAGGGAGGCGAGTTCGTCGGCTGGGTGCCCGACGACGAGACGGTGTCGGAGCTCTTCGAGTGA
- a CDS encoding sulfite exporter TauE/SafE family protein: protein MRRGVLGGAVGVIGGIAALAVGVPVETALAAGSAATAPFGPESVGIGAGSFRAGGTAALQSIPVPAGFPVDRFLAHWWVFPASILFSTVALGSGVSGALFFSPFFILVVGLPPAQAIGAGLLTEVFGMGNGLLNYVRQGVVDYATAKWLLLGAVPAIVVGAFAAHAVPTTLLTLAFGVGLLALGAFLVVHDAPEDCVPGESEGPFLEEKNAGRGETTVEAADGETFSYDTCWRPPGIGLATVGGFITGLISAGLPEITTTQLIVRCRLPPRVAIATSVFVLGVAALAGAAVHALAATPVWYVVAWSIPGVLIGGTVGTRVGKYVPSDIMEPALGVVFGVVGVIVLGSELLV, encoded by the coding sequence ATGAGGCGGGGCGTCCTGGGAGGTGCCGTCGGAGTGATCGGTGGAATCGCCGCGTTGGCTGTCGGCGTGCCCGTCGAGACCGCACTCGCCGCCGGTTCCGCCGCGACCGCCCCGTTCGGCCCCGAATCGGTCGGCATCGGCGCTGGCTCGTTTCGGGCCGGTGGGACCGCCGCCCTGCAGTCGATCCCCGTTCCGGCGGGGTTCCCCGTCGATCGGTTCCTCGCCCACTGGTGGGTGTTTCCCGCGTCGATCCTCTTTTCGACGGTCGCGCTCGGGTCGGGGGTCTCGGGAGCGCTGTTCTTCAGCCCGTTTTTCATCCTCGTAGTCGGGCTGCCGCCGGCGCAGGCGATCGGGGCCGGACTCCTGACCGAGGTGTTCGGAATGGGCAACGGGCTGTTGAACTACGTCCGTCAGGGCGTAGTCGACTACGCGACCGCAAAGTGGCTGCTTCTCGGGGCGGTGCCCGCCATCGTCGTGGGCGCGTTCGCCGCTCACGCCGTCCCGACGACGCTTCTGACGCTCGCGTTCGGGGTCGGCCTGCTCGCACTCGGGGCGTTTCTCGTCGTCCACGACGCCCCCGAGGACTGCGTCCCCGGCGAGAGCGAGGGTCCGTTCCTCGAAGAAAAAAACGCCGGCCGGGGCGAGACGACGGTCGAGGCGGCCGACGGCGAGACGTTCAGTTACGACACTTGCTGGCGGCCCCCAGGGATCGGCCTCGCGACCGTCGGCGGGTTCATCACTGGTCTGATAAGCGCCGGGCTCCCGGAGATCACGACCACGCAACTCATCGTTCGGTGTCGGCTCCCGCCCCGCGTCGCGATCGCGACGAGCGTCTTCGTACTCGGGGTCGCCGCCCTCGCCGGGGCCGCCGTCCACGCGCTGGCCGCCACGCCCGTGTGGTACGTCGTCGCGTGGTCGATCCCCGGCGTCCTGATCGGCGGCACCGTCGGAACGCGGGTCGGCAAGTACGTCCCCAGCGATATCATGGAGCCGGCGCTTGGGGTCGTCTTCGGCGTCGTCGGCGTGATCGTCCTCGGGAGCGAACTGCTCGTTTGA